GAGTGCTAATGGCCTTGGGAAAGAAACTGTCTCATAAATCTAGTGGTTCTGTGCTGCAAATGTCCCGTAGTGCCTGCCAGAGGGCAGCAGGTCAAACAGGTGGCAACCAGGGTGTGAGAAGTCTTTCAGACTGTTTGTGGCTCTTTTATGCAGCATGACAGGATGCTCTCTACTGACGAATGGTAGAAGGCCACTGGCAGTTTCACACTCAGAGTGTTTTTCCTGAGCACTCTCAGGAAGTGCGGACCGTACTGTGCCTTTTTGACAACAGCCTTGGTGTTGGCAGACCAGGAGAGGTTTTTCAGAAACGTGCGTTCCCAAGACTTTAAAGTTCTGAACCCTTTCCACACAGTCTCCGTTGACGAATAGTGGGAGAGGGTCTGCGCTGTGCTCCCTGAAATCAATGAGTTCCTTGGTTTATGTGGTGTTCAGTGTCAGACTGCTTGCTAAACACCACGCCATCAGTTTCTGAAACTGATCTCTGTAGGCAGACTCATCTCCTCCTGAAATGACTCTGACCACAGTGGTGTCACCTGAGTATTTAATGATGGTGTTGGTGGGATGGGTTGGTGTGCAGTCATAAGTGTAAAGTGACTAGAGTATTGGACTCAGCACACAGCCTTGTGGGTAGCCCGTGCTGAGCATGAGGGTTGAGCAGAGGTGGGGACCAATCTTGATAGTTTGTGGGCATTTTGTAAGAAAGGGAGGAGAATGACTAACAGTAAATGCGTTAACCACACAAACTTTTAGTAATAGATCCTGTGGCTTTCTCATATATTCTTGCAAGACTTTATTTGGCTTCAGCAGCAAAGACTAAAAGCTGCCAACTTGAGAGAGACTCTTTCAATAGGAGAGTTTCCATCACTGCTTTATTCTCAGCACTTTCTCCAAATGGGGAAAAATTTAGAAAGCTCTGAATAACTAAAATGCAATTTTGCAACAATTCCCTCAAAGTTAGTTCTCTCACAACAAAATTAGTGAAGATATTAGCACTATGAACTGTTGTTGCATTATCCTTGAGCACTTATCTGTAGGCAGCAGACTCATTAATTTTTGATTACCCGTAACAGCTTTTTCCGTTTGGAAATGAGAGTAATAAAGTCTCACTCCAGTCCTGCCcacaggacacacagacactagTGATTTATCACTTTAGAGAAACAACGAATACATGGTTAGggtgttttcatttgcaaaaaatctattgaacaacaaataaataaatattctcttaaaattgcaatttttaaCCTCGTAAGGCTCAAATGGCTTGGACCTTAGTTTTGtatcaacaataaaaaatgaattaatatttcCCGAAAGAAAATCtgagtcaattttttttttaatcaagtaaGAATCTCATGTGGTTCAATCTAATAAACTTTCTTTTACACTCACTGAACCTTCCAGTGTGTTTCATACTTGGCAGAGCATAAATGTGTAGAATTTAGAGGATTTTAGTAAAATTATATAGTTCAACAGTTTGgaaaaatatgcttattcacaATGTTGCCAAGGGTTAGATGAGacgatcaataccactctcaaatctgtacagtaaatatgacatTGGAGCCAGGAgacaattagcttagcttagtttatcttagcataaagactggaaacagggaaacagctatccTCGTTGTGtctgaaggttaaaaaaaaaaaaaaatctgcctaccagcacctctaaagctcacttattaatTCAGTGTATacagtttgtttaatttgtacaaaaactgcGTGAAAACGACACATTGTGGTCTGACGAGGCATGATGTGctagactatttcttggcttgAGAAAGTAACTTCCTTGGAAGCCATAACCCCCATAACttcatatacagttttttttgttcttgaaaCATTCTTGATTTCTAATTTTCTTAAGATGATAGTCATCCCTGTAAGCACACATCTTGTTGTCACTTATGTCACTGCTTTCTCTGTGAGAGTGTCACTTGACCTTGAAGGAAAGTGCCCAGGCAGGAAATGACAATGActcactgtgtgactgtgtcagAGGGAGCTATGACAAGCGCTCAGGGAGAGTGAACGAGACACGCCCTCTCCATCCCACCCACCCCCTTCAGATATGAGGGCTTAATTTAGATGGCCTCAACTCCAGCAGTCAGCCTCTCTGACTGATACAGTTTGTTTAGTCAGAACTGCTATGTACTGGAACAGTCAGGGACACACTGAGCTAACAAACAGAGTCACCCCAAACCTCTGCCAAGAACCCAGACTCCTTTGGACAGCTTTGACTTGATCATTTGTGCTTGAGTTTTAGTCCTTCTAGGACAACTCTATGAAGTTTAAGGTATAATCCTAAAATACTGCATTACCATTATAAAGCATTATATACAAACAAGGGGCTGCAACTTAATGagtattttcattgtcagttaTCTATcgttttgttttgattcacttATTAATTGCTTAGTCTATAAAGTGTGAAAATAGCTTAAAATTTCCATAATAATCTCTACCCTTCTATTTGCATATTTTGACCTTTTAAACAGTACAGTTCCCCagtatattcatatattcagtttatagtgatttaaaacagagaaaagcagcaaagccaAATTTTTGGGTAGCTGGAACTGGAGAACGTTTTGCATTTGTGCTTCACAAATGAATCCAGCACTTAATTATTGCATTAAAGCTGGGAtactcacaagagacagatttttttttttttaaatggtcaagGGTGCATCCAGGTGACCTCGTAGTTTAAATGCAAACCATGTAACTGATTGATTGCAGATGGGGACAACTGTTGCATATCATACCCCACTCTCTCTTCTGTCTATTTCTacactgtcaaactgtcaataaagacaataaatgacaaaaaaagttcaaaattgaagcagcagtggCTGGCCTGTCCTTTAGTCCCTAATAcgggtcaagctccaaaaacaccgCATCCACCATTAATCTCTGTGTAACTCAATAGTGTCTTTCACTCCAGCATTCCAAGATGGCATCCCACTCATTCCTATGGAAGTTGCTCATCTGGGGCTTTTGCTGAAAAAGCCCTACAGCAAAGAGACTTCCTTTGGAAGAGCTGCTTGACTTCCTGCTGGCTTCCTGCACACATGAATGGCATAAAATAATCCTCTCGGCTGTCCGCATTTTATTGATTTGTGACGCAATTAAATTCTGATGATACGAAGAGTCATTCTGGGGCGTTTGTGGTGCTCAAAATGTATTCACCCTTTTGCAGCTGCTCCTTTCTAACGATCGTGCgtggaaaaatgtcttttttgccTGTGTGCATCGTGCAATACTGCAATACCAAGTGTGCCCACAATGTCAAAACTGCCTCACAGCCCATCACTGCCCCTGGCGACTTGTCTTTGCCTGGTAAATTCCCATGTCTTTTCAAATCCCACACCCCCCTGTTCATGTTGAAAATCTATAATCTCCAAGCCCAAGCCACATCACACTCATCGGGGgttgtttttcagacttttgaacACTCTCTTTAGAGCCCAAATAGACATTATACAAATGTTGTCACAAGCTAAGTAGTACAGCCTATAACAAGTAAATGGAcctttgtgtgtaaaatcagtggagtgcccctttgAAGGATGAATCAAAACGCTTGACCAATTTTCTGTGTcttgactaactgattaatcaactaatttttTCAGAACTAATATAAACTAAAAGCGCTACGAACCAAAAGTGAGTCAAACTAGATATTACAAAACCCTCTGTTTATACTGTTTATGCTGCCTTCCTGGAATTCTCACAGCTGATGTACATGACAGAGCTATCTGGATTAATCTATGATGAAATATCATCTTAATCCTTGTATTTTTAGGGGATTTGGACTTGAGCGTTCTAATCTCAGTCAGGAAATGATTATTGTGAAGAGTGAGATTAGACAGGTAAGCTAATTTTGTAAATGGGACCATGAGGCGGAAGAGGTCTGTAAAGCCCCACATTTGACTCCAAACCTCATATGGCTGCATTTTCCCATAGCAATGAAACTCTCATCTCCCACAGTGtaccactgactgactgacactaCATGGAAAACAGGCAGCAAATCTCAACAACGTCAACAGCCACAAATTACAATATGCTTTTGACTCTGACTTTGACTCTGTTGTGTGGTTGATTCATTGAATTTATATTACTAAACCTCCAAGCAACTTtaatctgcatgtgtgtgcacaagttGAGCGTCTGCTAATGCCTGTCTATCATCTCAGAGTTCTCATAAACCATCTGTGCCCACAGGACAGCTGGGAAATAGTGGAGGGCCTGCGAGGAGGCTTCGGCAATGTCCTGGAGCCCCAGAAACAGGAGGGCTACATGCTAAAGAGGAGAAAGTGGCCCATGAAGGGCTGGCATAAGGTATAATCCAACACCTGTCAGGTCCGTAAATGACCCATGCTGAATAACACTTACTCATCTCTCAGAGTGATAGACTTCATGAggtatttttagacatttgagATAGCCGCTCCTAATAAAGTCACAGTGAAGTCATTTCAGTGTGCGTTGATTAACCTTCAGTTAAGATGTTCCTGCGACCGGCCAGCACCTGATCGCTGATACTGGCTGTGTATGTGGAGTTCTGTTCACTGTATTTTTAGACATACTTGACAACTGAGTGTCATTTCCATTTACCGATTTTACGCTACGCTTTCCGGGTtcctttcacaaaaaaagaaatctgctgACATgactcagttttgttttaaactaaTTGAATTAGCTTATGCAGAAGATGGTGTCAGCCGTAGAGGAGTCACATGTGACCTGAGTCAGTGCCTCTTCGCGCTCTGTCTAAAAGCTTTCGCAGGGATGATACCGTCAGAATATCTTGGTGCTCCTCTCAGATGCATTAGCTGATGGTCTGTTGGTTAATAGAGCTGTATACATTTAGTATTGACTTACAGTCAGAGCTTTTCAGGTCTTTGTGCTCTCAGCAGTCTGATTCTGGTGATGTACAGTAAGAATACCAAGAATTTACAAAGAATGGAGGAGAAATATTGCAGACAGTGAAAGGACGAGATATAAAGGAAGGCAGATGCAAGACAACATCCTGGGATTACAAACATCTCACTGCAGACATTATACAACATGCATTAAGGAGACGCTGACTATGTTATGATCAGAGTCATAACAGTGATTTCAGAATTGCTGCCAGATATGTTGCATATCATCCCTGCTGCATCTCATTTGCTCAttgtccttttttctccctACAGCGATACTTTTTCCTGGACAAGGGCATCCTGAAGTATGGCAAGTGCAGTGCTGATGTGAGTACAAAAGCCTGCCGGCTGCATACTATGTGGGCTTGTCAGTTAGAGGATTACAAAGGACACTTTATGTCTTTTGTAATGTTCTTGTTGTACTGCTGGCTGCCTTTGCCAGAACATCTGTCTGTGCCTGTACATACTAAAGGCCCTCATTCCCTCACAATCTCTTAATCATTGGTAAGAATCACTAGCTGCCTTTCACCTGCAAATCTCACATAATTATATACCCATTATATAGCCATTCAGAAACTCTGCTTGGCCAGGGCTAAGCAAATAAATGACTGTTATTGCTGctttaaacacaaaatgatgcatttaaaaactgaacagcaTTCTGTTGCATTTGCATGAGGTCCGGTCCAATATATTTATAACATCATGTGTTGACTTTGCCTTGCAGATTGAGAAAGGGAAACTGCATGGCTGCATTGACGTTGGTCTCTCTGTCATGGCTATTAAGAAGAAAGCAAAGTGCATCGATCTTGATGCCGAGGAAAACATCTATCACCTGAAGGTAAACCACAAGGCTAATGAACATAAGGCATTCCCCACTGGTTTACAGGAAGTGATGTAAAACATAGATTATTCAGattattcatattaaaatgactttaaaataacCTCATGTGTTGTATATGTGGGCTAGAGGGAATTACTGCTCATACTGTACCTGTTTTCCCACCGACTCACCTCCTCCATCTTACTTCTCTCTGTGTTGATTTCTGGTGGCGGTATCTGCTCTGCAGATTAAATCACAGGAGCTGTTTGATGAATGGGTGTCCAAGCTGCGTCACCATCGGCTCTATCGGCAAAATGAGATTGCCATGTACCCTAATGAGAAGTCCTTGTACTATCCCCACTGCCCCTCCCCCAACTCCCCCAGCATGGCTGAGAGTGCCTCTATCAGAAAGGTATACTTGTCCACTACACAGCATACTGTTGATGAAAACTATGGGATCTGTATAAAATAAGTGCTTTCTCCTGTCTTTCTGCTTGAGATTATCATTGTTTCATCAGCAATATTTCCTGAAGATGAAGCCCCTATACTGAAGCATTTTATGAAGGAGGCAAATTGTTATTGGTCTGACCTTTGGGTTTGTTTGCTATTGCAGTGTATGTCTATACGAAGGCAGTCCACAGTGCATTCTGTAGGAGCCTTCCCTTTAAGCTGCAACAGCCAGGCCAAGGTAACAGCTTGGCTCCAGTCATCTGATGACATGGACAAGTGCTCCAAAGGTGAGACAACAGAGCTCTCCCTTGTGATTTGTGGAGTTTCACTATTACCTGATGAACTTCTCACTTTCTTTGCTGATTTGATATCATTTTCTGACTTCTGATTTCAAACCCTATCTCTTGGTTTCTCAGCAAGATGTTAAAATTTGATTTGGCTGAGACTCAGTGACCAGCTAGCTAAAACCATTGGTTAAACTTTGGTTGGATCTGGGATTTCCACCATGAGATCatttgcacttttacttttaggTTATAAGATGCATTCTTGTGCTGGTGGATAAGTCATACATCTAGGAATTTCAAGTGGGACGCTAAACCCACATACAccattttgttcaaaaaaaaaaaacctgagaaaaatcattaattaaacATAAACCTATGTAGAGGCTGCAGCTGGGAGGTTGGAGAATTGTTCAGTGTTTGTGAAGGTTTGTGTTATATTCACCGCCTTCTAGTTACAGTAAAATTGCCAGTGAGAGTGACAGGAGAGCTAACCTTGGTGAGTCCAGCTttttcatttgtacatttgtcaGATGTTGTTCCTTCCAAAAAAGCTATTGATTACTGAGGTACTGTTTATCTCAGTTTTCATCTAGTAGGATCCTGATGATGGCTGTCAACACTTCCCCCAGCTGTTAAAGAGAGAAGTTATGATTTTTTAAACCAAACCGTTTCCACAACAGCTCAGTCATACAGGGTTGCCAGTTATTTAGTTGTCCGCCACTCctcatttaattttacatcCAGGTACCAGGTAAGTATCCGTATTCGCAAGTGGGCTTTGTTTCTGACAGTAACTTCGATGAAGCAAGTAACTTGAGTTTTCTTTTGAGCTAACGCAGCCAATTGATCATCCGTGGGAACCACACAGACACCATGACACAACTGTCCTTAGACTGTACGATCATCAAATGTTCTTTCAAGGGCGATACAACTTGATGCCTCATTTTCGTTGACtcaccttctcctctttctgacCCTGGCAGAGTTGGTGCTTGTTGTGTTGGTTCTGGTGCTATGTGAAGTCAGTCAGGTTTAGTTAGCATAGCTTTTCTCTCCTGTCCCTTATCCCATAAGGGTGCTAAAGCAATGACCCATAGTTTGGCAGAAGATGTAAACTTTTAAGGATTGGCACCTCAAGCTTAAGGATACTCATTGTAAACCTACTTCTATCTTCTGGAGTTACTGACTTTATGGATAGTAGGGTACGAGCCATTTTTACAGCCTGTCCTGGTTGGCCAAACCAGTACATCTAAATTTTCGTGTGCTACTCTCTTCTCCtgttgatttctttttcctACTCTCAACAGACTTGTCAGTCTGTGAAGCCTACCTGCTGGAGCTCAACCACCTGCTTCAGAGTATGGAAGTCCTCCATCGTACCTATTCTGCTCCATCTATCCAAGCCCTGCAGGTCAGCACTCTGTTTTTGATTCCTTTCAACTTCACATGCAGAGCAGGTCTGGTCATCATAATGGCAATTCAAGATTAAGTCTGCTGAAATGTCTAGTCAATTAATCACATCCAAAATATTAGATAACTCTGACCTTTATGCAAAGTAACTTgtcttgtcatttcttttcttatttctctccACCAATATTTTTTGTAGCCCttaaaggtactatatgtaaGTACTTGCTATTGCTatatagccaacgttagcattaaaagctgtttacttactagtctagaagaaacattgcgaATTCAGCATCagacttcattcctttactcaccaagagctgtctccagcagtggaaagcaacacccatgttaactcttgttttgcttctatttctgtcacttcttttcttctactgactTTAGCATGCTcaccagctagccccggcccgtcccATCTTGTAATACTAATTTTTGATAGTGAGTCAATGTACGTTCCACTCTGCCCTCAGCTCGGCATGACAGGATGAAGTAGCGCTGCTAAGAGGGCATATTCTAACCttttgtcttgtaaacacaaagatggctgaagctcttggcaagtgacCACTATCACTACCACCAGCATCACCTGGTCGCACCTTTAAGTCATTTGCTACAAAATATAGAACTTCATGCATCTTGCACTGCCAGTTCGAAATAATTTCCTACGAAAATACTCTGCCTCAAACATGAGTATCTTCTTTACTGTTCACTAGGCATCTACATTTGACAGCcccaagaaagaaaagagacatcCAAGGAAATGGCGCgctaaaaactacaacaaagaTGTCAAAACAACTCTGCAGGTAGACAACGTAACAATGAAGTGTGATCAAACTCaatctttttttagtttgtcCCTCAAAGTTCTTTCCCTCCTGCATTACTGTAGGTACCCAGCTGCATCTCTGCTGGCTCTATCCGCCTCCATGCCTCTAACCCCAACCTCTCCACCGCTGCACTCGGCAATGACAAAGCCGACTCCGAATCACTGGATTCTCCTTTTGATGTGGCCAAGCTGCAGGAGGACTTCTGCCGTATTGCCACCAACTGtgagtaaattattttaattaacagtTTGATTTTGACAAGTACGTCTGACAAATTCAGggttttaaagattattttacaAACTGAGAGAAACTCTACAGGTGCATAATTTTTCAGACGCCTCAATTATGTCCAATAAATCTGTCTTCATGCCGTCTTATTTGCAAGTAAGATAGGACTGGCATGGTGTTGCTGTTAATAAGGAATAGAAGTGACAATGGTGCAGCAATGGCAGCTGCTAATTACTGAttaactgtctgtctctgttttcattcatttggattCTGATGATGTTCCCCGTCAGCATTTCCCCAAGGTGTTACTAAGTGAGAAGTTCTCATTTTCTAAACCAAAAAGCTTGGAAAATCATTTGTAACCAGAAGATTGCGCCATAGGGGTCTAATTTAGTGTTTCTGCCACACATTGAAATTTATATTCAGATACCTGATGCTTGACATGGAATAATAAGGAGGATTTGTGTTTTACATAATGGTATCAAGATTTTAAAGTTGGTCCAGGGAATAGCTGTGAATGCatttaaaatgccaaatgtaTACCCTTTCCAAATTATGAAGCTAAAGATGTGTGATGATCTTAATTTAATACAGTGATGCATTATCACTGCCAGCATTTTCATTAATGTGACTCCCTAAGCACTGATTATGAAGTGTGTGGTAAAATGAACGTCATAAAACAAAGACTGTAGCTTGCTCAGCGATATGGGATAATCAAAATTTCACTTATGTTCCATTTTATTAGAACCATCGTGTGATAGACTGTCAATGGATCTACTGTGACAGGATCTAAATTGCTCTGAAATTAATAGGAATTCGTTTGCACTTAAAGCTCCCCACTTTTTCTCTTGTTGCCACAGTGCATGCGACCATGAAGTCAGCCCTGAGTTCACTGacatctgagagagagagattaaagcAAAGTCTGGACCATGAAACATGTCCCTCTAACTCACCACAGGTTGTCGGTTTGAAGAACGCACTGGTAACGGTACGTGGAATAGTACGTACTCACACGCAGACACAGAATTCCTACCAGTCAGTAGAAATATGGTAGGCtttccactttcttttagtctttTGCACTGCTCTCAGATGCTGTGTCCTCCCACACCACTTGCAAGGCACGACACACTGATGAGCCTTTTAGAGGAACGCTGTTGAGATGCCTGCTCACCTGAACAAGACCATGTTCAACTGTCATGTTTCCACTGGCGGCTGCCTCCCACCCAGAGtctctttctattttctgtctttacagACACatggtcattgtcatgctgacTTCTTTTGCCACACTAGAACTTGTGTGCTCTCTATGCCAACacatgtctttgtctttaaataAACACCCTGCTGGGTGTTagcttttcttcctgtttactCAGCTTCTACCTAATCTACCTCACACAGGGTCAGTATTGGGTGAGTAATATAATTTGGGCTCCCATTGCTTCTTGTCTGATGTCTGCAGtgacaacacatacacacgtctCTATAGTAAAGGTACTTGATTgaataaaaaattcaattcagCTTTCAGAATTGGTTGGCTGTGTGCTATAAACGATGTTTACACTGGTTATGTTTCCAGGCTTTAGCCCAGAACTCTGAGCTGAGAGAGCGCCTGTGCAAGATTCATGCTGAGTCCCAGATCATAGAGCCCACACTAATAAATCTCACTGCCCCCGTACAGGTGGGTGCAGGAGTGCAGTGACTCTACTCCCTTTCCCCCACCGtcatgatgattattattatatccgtctttttttttttttcatcccacGCAGCCTTCTTGCCACAGAATGAATGAGCTgtcccttccctctcttctaGATTCAACAAATGTTGCGCTCTTCTCACCCCCTCACTCTACTCACTTTCTTTTATGATGACAATGACTATAAAAAGTGAACAGATTTTCTTTACCCTTGCCAGGAAACACTGCTTCCTGTATTAAGTTGTATTTCTGTTCTTTCCAATGAGAAAGTGCCTCCTCTAAGTCCTGCGGTTGTGTACACACACGGGTCAGGAGGAGGACCTCTAAATGCCTGGCACATTATTGTCTCCTAAAGGATGCTCTTTGCTCACTTAATCAGATTTGCTGACCAGAGAGTGAACTGATCTACTTAATCGTGTAATGGGAAATTTGTCAAACACGGAGCGCAAAACTAATGCACCATCTCTAGAATTATTTCCTGGCTAATTAATCAGTTTCAGCAATAACAAAGGATAGAGAGGTGTGCTCACTTCCATGTTTGGTTTGTAATTGGTGACGTGTTTTTAGTTATTGTGAGAACTGTGTGACTGCTTTAAGTCCATATTAAATGTGCATCTTGTTTTATGTCAACAACCTCAACTTGCCAGACAGTTTGTGATAATGCACAAGAGTTGGTTAGCACTTTTGTTGCAAACTTGCACAACTGACAGGCTTTCAAGAATTAATACAGTAATACACTATATTGTAATAGTGTCTctagaaaaatgtttaattgataGAATATAGTATATACTTTTGTGAAAATGGTCTATACCTGTGGCTGAATCCTTTAATTACACAAATTTTAATTCTGAAGTGTTCAGATTTTTAGAAGTTCATCATTTGACCAGTTTATGGCATTCAAATGATGGCCCATATGaacatgttgctgtttttattaaaaaagaaagagactaTACACTGAAATATCTATCAACCTCTATGAAACTGAAAGCACGTCATACTGCAGAGAATAAATATAGTTTACCCAATAACTGATTTCTGCTTTTTGAGAAATTTTCAGggctttgcttttcttttcagtaacaCTTATATTGTGATGCACTGTACCGCACTATAGATAACTGTCTTTCAATACATAGCATATcaattttttgtgttgtgataCTGTCATTAGCTACACATTGTGGTTGTATTATCTTCTGAATTACCCCGTGATTGCCTCCCTTCCTGCCTACAATGATGTTGCCCTTTTTCTTGCTCTTAATTATAGCTGTGGACATTATGTCTCTTAGAAACAGGATTCTGTGGATGAATCCCGCTCCCTCGTACACCAAGCATCCAATGAAAGCAGAGCTTCAATTGCAGAGTCTCTGTCTGAGTTCTTTGATGCACAGGAAGTTCTGTTGTCTGCTAgttcctctgaaaatgaggtaAGTGTGGTGTTGAATTGTTACTGTAAGCAGTTGCACTGATTTACTCAGAATCAGCCAGTGGCATAAACTTTCAACACTGACATTTGGGgcttttgagtcatttttcttgTTCACAACCAAAAAGTTAATTCCAGATCTGCTGCAGCTCTTGTTTTATGAGGAGATCTGCatgaaacaacagagaaaaaaaaaaagaatccaacAAAATTACCACCAGAGGTTCTTAATTTACTTATTGCCTCTTACCCAACACTTAATCAATTCTGTCTCTGCAATTCTGTCTCTGCAATGCAATATGTGTCTAGAATTCAGTTTCTTTCTGTTGCAGAGAGAACAACATGCCTTTCATCTAAACATTATGGTTGGAGACATCTTAAAGTCTTAAAGCTAAGTTTTTATGACGTGTGTCATACAAAAAGTCTGCTCTCTGTTACTTCATTCTTGTCCTCCTTCAGTGTTAATGTGGCATTCCTGATCAGATAGCAGCTAGAGCggaaacaatgtgaaaacagaagtTAAATActttaatctaaaaatacagGAAGCTGAGGTGCAAATTTGTCATCAGGTCCTAAGGGACCATTCATCTCCAGTGCCTTAGATCTTCTGCTGACATGACAGGATGTTGAAAGAGACCTGCTCAGTCCCTTGTTGCAGGTGGTACTAAAAATGTATCTTCTGTCTATTAGCTTAAAtttggatggttttttttttaggtgtcaGAGGATGACTCATACATTAGTGACATTAGCGACAACATTTCCATGGACAACTTCAGCAATGGGACAGAATGTGAGAGACCAAACTCAGGTAAAGTATGGAACAAAGAGCTGCAATACTGGCCCCAGTGCAATCTCATGGATTCGGTTACAAATTTCATTTGCTATTTGCTCATGGTCTTACCTGAGCTCACACACTATTTGTCCCCAGGCTCTGTGGAAGATGGCACTGTCCTCTGTCAGCGTAGATCCTGTCTGCCCTCTCCCAGCCCCAACGACAGCACCATCAGCCTCTGGAACATCCTCAGGAACAACATCGGCAAGGACCTGTCCAAAGTGGCGATGCCTGTGCAACTTAATGAGCCGCTCAACACCCTGCAGAGACTGTGTGAGGAGCTGGAGTACAGCGAGCTGCTAGACAGAGCTGCTAACACACAGGACCCTTTTGAACGTATGGTGAGATGGCAAAGTCACTTTTGCTGTTTGAGTGCTCCGATCACATGCCCACTTCAAGCCCTCAATGGGCCTCCTGACTCTGTCCAGAGTTTGAAAAActtctaccagcacctctacagctcactagttaacatgttaaattgttagtttaatccatacacaaacacattttttaaacttgagCTTCATAACTTTAAAccgtagcttcatatttagcacaAGGACACAGGAGTGGTATCTCagctaactcttggcaagaatgCAAATAAGATTATTTATCAAAACTATCAAACTATTCTTTAACAGCAATGT
This sequence is a window from Xiphias gladius isolate SHS-SW01 ecotype Sanya breed wild chromosome 22, ASM1685928v1, whole genome shotgun sequence. Protein-coding genes within it:
- the osbpl3b gene encoding oxysterol-binding protein-related protein 3 isoform X9, with protein sequence MGSEERNSAMSQKISSLSRSNSSSSSKHDSRQDSWEIVEGLRGGFGNVLEPQKQEGYMLKRRKWPMKGWHKRYFFLDKGILKYGKCSADIEKGKLHGCIDVGLSVMAIKKKAKCIDLDAEENIYHLKIKSQELFDEWVSKLRHHRLYRQNEIAMYPNEKSLYYPHCPSPNSPSMAESASIRKCMSIRRQSTVHSVGAFPLSCNSQAKVTAWLQSSDDMDKCSKDLSVCEAYLLELNHLLQSMEVLHRTYSAPSIQALQASTFDSPKKEKRHPRKWRAKNYNKDVKTTLQVPSCISAGSIRLHASNPNLSTAALGNDKADSESLDSPFDVAKLQEDFCRIATNLHATMKSALSSLTSERERLKQSLDHETCPSNSPQVVGLKNALVTKQDSVDESRSLVHQASNESRASIAESLSEFFDAQEVLLSASSSENEVSEDDSYISDISDNISMDNFSNGTECERPNSGSVEDGTVLCQRRSCLPSPSPNDSTISLWNILRNNIGKDLSKVAMPVQLNEPLNTLQRLCEELEYSELLDRAANTQDPFERMVYIATFVVSGYASSYYRTGGKPFNPVLGETYECDRPDKGFRFAAEQVSHHPPISACHAESKNFVFWQDLRCKNKFWGKSMEIVPVGTTHVTLPEFGDHYEWNKVTSCIHNILSGQRWIEHYGEISIRNSSSDICQCKITFVKAKYWNSSVNEVEGTITDQKGKVVHRLFGKWHEAVFCGNPPSATCIWRANAMPVDHEQYYGFTKFAIELNELDPSLKLLLPPTDTRLRVDQRLLEEGNLEAAEEQKQRIEQLQRDRRRVLEENNVTHQPTFFRRSKDDTWVSNNTYWELRRDLGFAHINFPTLW
- the osbpl3b gene encoding oxysterol-binding protein-related protein 3 isoform X10 yields the protein MGSEERNSAMSQKISSLSRSNSSSSSKHDSRQDSWEIVEGLRGGFGNVLEPQKQEGYMLKRRKWPMKGWHKRYFFLDKGILKYGKCSADIEKGKLHGCIDVGLSVMAIKKKAKCIDLDAEENIYHLKIKSQELFDEWVSKLRHHRLYRQNEIAMYPNEKSLYYPHCPSPNSPSMAESASIRKCMSIRRQSTVHSVGAFPLSCNSQAKVTAWLQSSDDMDKCSKDLSVCEAYLLELNHLLQSMEVLHRTYSAPSIQALQASTFDSPKKEKRHPRKWRAKNYNKDVKTTLQVPSCISAGSIRLHASNPNLSTAALGNDKADSESLDSPFDVAKLQEDFCRIATNLHATMKSALSSLTSERERLKQSLDHETCPSNSPQVVGLKNALVTDSVDESRSLVHQASNESRASIAESLSEFFDAQEVLLSASSSENEVSEDDSYISDISDNISMDNFSNGTECERPNSGSVEDGTVLCQRRSCLPSPSPNDSTISLWNILRNNIGKDLSKVAMPVQLNEPLNTLQRLCEELEYSELLDRAANTQDPFERMVYIATFVVSGYASSYYRTGGKPFNPVLGETYECDRPDKGFRFAAEQVSHHPPISACHAESKNFVFWQDLRCKNKFWGKSMEIVPVGTTHVTLPEFGDHYEWNKVTSCIHNILSGQRWIEHYGEISIRNSSSDICQCKITFVKAKYWNSSVNEVEGTITDQKGKVVHRLFGKWHEAVFCGNPPSATCIWRANAMPVDHEQYYGFTKFAIELNELDPSLKLLLPPTDTRLRVDQRLLEEGNLEAAEEQKQRIEQLQRDRRRVLEENNVTHQPTFFRRSKDDTWVSNNTYWELRRDLGFAHINFPTLW